In one Brienomyrus brachyistius isolate T26 chromosome 7, BBRACH_0.4, whole genome shotgun sequence genomic region, the following are encoded:
- the LOC125746001 gene encoding FK506-binding protein 15-like isoform X2: MRGLPVEQQREINEWRGGNPGRMELKKEGGMDRTLRRRRGVNVVAFPAVWDTTDYLWRETQATKLAMLFKLDQAQSQGNQSFQFKAPTQPRNSCPNPGLPTQTLAPPHKVPTVLFATAVHAFRYVDGQHIKVGKIGAAVLGSHVTGEYKVLLYGNKQNEVASARISLGFTFTLQSGNYGNFYDDHQQNWSVMFESEKATEDFSKQVCLAKWNSAPSLDTVVLQDLALGEGRGVERGDSLEVSYTGCLLQNHIVGQVFDSTHGRGKPLRLRLGAGKAVKGLEEGILGLQKGGRRLLVVPPSLGYGSQGIPNLVPANSTLIFETKLHRIKSGKDNGPGLVPGEALISAFDGLDCESHLPLTADFDSQTEQLIDPAASKGDLISRVARVGQPILPPLMGATSTLTKLSDPRTVDPSPKEQAARLSTQPLTSSQVTSHSPNMATASSVAPPPAFADPQPEFPGANPAFQVTSSCPHSAPMDPPCLLGAQKPPTETLPYQACSVPSFLITEAWQQNTEMRHAVGRVKDRIDQLASKVESLQKQRSLLLGMPAVSLETPALLHSIQKIIQENEGLKKDVSEKNLHITEQNMKIRELIHQNQRYLEQNILLLEEKNKSFQVASEQGRARLLQAERDKVWLTGELASSTLRLSQLQQEVTVHQQKSAELEARLSAALQDNDRNATQLASLEEQVIELKDRVALTRAQHWAEKQRHLEAECRVRGLEAELQGLRVDRLRLEKYTTGPSEQKHFVDQQEEVCDECELAEQLPRQQALGTELWRLGDTVKCVMNSVFRGLRWEFDPQETYSGQAVLGTVAHTIKSVTLQVLADTRESPGHEIAGEEEEGIKSSEEVHQHAEEDQEALGGPQQSLNGRQADGETEEKLQAPQTSKGCIQVMDGQKHQSEEESAAVSTGTWDE; encoded by the exons ATGAGGGGCCTGCCTGTGGAGCAGCAGAGAGAGATAAATGAATGGCGAGGAGGAAACCCAGGGAGAATGGAGCTGAAGAAAGAAGGTGGGATGGACCGTACTTTGCGCAGGAGAAGAGGCGTGAATGTGGTGGCCTTTCCTGCGGTTTGGGACACCACCGATTACCTGTGGAGGGAGACCCAGGC GACAAAGCTGGCCATGCTGTTTAAACTGGACCAGGCACAGAGTCAGGGTAACCAGTCCTTCCAGTTCAAGGCCCCCACGCAGCCCAGGAACAGCTGTCCTAACCCAG GCCTACCCACCCAGACTTTAGCTCCTCCCCACAAAGTTCCCACCGTTTTATTTGCCACTGCAGTCCATGCATTCAGATA TGTGGATGGTCAGCACATAAAGGTGGGGAAGATTGGAGCCGCTGTCCTGGGGAGTCATGTGACAGGGGAG TACAAGGTCCTGCTCTATGGCAACAAGCAGAATGAAGTCGCCTCTGCCAGGATCTCCCTAGGCTTCACCTTCACG CTCCAGTCTGGTAACTATGGCAACTTTTATGATGATCATCAGCAGAACTGGTCAGTGATGTTTGAGTCTGAAAAGGCCACAGAGGACTTCAGCAAACAG GTGTGCCTGGCGAAATGGAACAGCGCCCCCAGTCTGGACACAGTGGTGCTGCAGGACCTGGCTTTGGGGGAGGGCCGCGGGGTGGAGCGTGGCGACTCCTTGGAGGTGTCCTACACTGGCTGTCTGTTGCAGAACCACATTGTCGGACAG GTATTTGACTCCACCCACGGGCGGGGCAAGCCACTAAGGCTGAGGCTTGGTGCTGGGAAAGCAGTTAAG GGTCTGGAGGAGGGCATTCTGGGATTGCAGAAGGGTGGGCGAcgcctcctggtggtgcccCCAAGCCTGGGCTATGGGTCGCAGGGGATCCCGAATCTGGTCCCTGCCAACAGCACGTTGATATTCGAGACGAAGCTACACCGG ATCAAGTCTGGCAAGGATAATGGACCGGGTCTGGTACCTGGAGAGGCCCTGATCTCTGCCTTCGATGGTCTTGACTGTGAAAG CCACCTCCCCCTGACTGCAGACTTTGATTCCCAAACTGAGCAGTTAATC GACCCTGCTGCCTCCAAGGGTGACCTGATCTCACGTGTGGCCCGGGTGGGACAGCCCATTCTGCCACCTCTCATGGGGGCTACATCCACCCTGACAAAACTCAGTGACCCCAGGACAGTG GATCCCAGCCCGAAAGAACAGGCTGCCCGGCTCTCCACGCAGCCCTTGACCTCCTCACAAG TGACTTCCCACTCTCCAAATATGGCGACTGCATCCTCAGTGGCTCCGCCCCCTGCTTTTGCCGACCCGCAGCCTGAATTTCCTGGTGCTAATCCTGCATTCCAG GTCACTTCCAGCTGTCCCCACTCTGCTCCGATGGACCCCCCATGCCTTCTGGGGGCTCAGAAGCCCCCCACAGAGACTCTGCCATACCAAG CTTGTAGTGTCCCTTCGTTCTTGATAACTGAGGCCTGGcaacagaacacagaaatgCGACACGCTGTCGGGAGAGTGAAAGACAGAATTGACCAGTTGGCCTCAAAG GTGGAGAGCCTTCAGAAGCAGAGGAGCCTGTTACTAGGCATGCCTGCTGTTTCCTTGGAGACGCCTGCACTGCTGCACAGCATCCAGAAGATCATCCAG GAGAATGAAGGTCTGAAGAAGGATGTGTCTGAGAAGAACTTGCATATCACAGAGCAGAACATGAAGATCAGGGAGCTGATCCACCAGAACCAGAG GTACCTGGAGCAGAACATTCTGCTGCTGGAGGAGAAGAACAAGTCATTTCAGGTAGCCAGCGAACAGGGTCGGGCGCGTCTGCTGCAAGCTGAAAGGGACAAG GTGTGGTTGACAGGAGAGCTGGCATCCTCCACCTTACGCCTGTCTCAGCTGCAGCAGGAGGTCACAGTTCACCAACAGAAATCTGCAGAGCTAGAGGCTAGGTTGAGCGCCGCCCTGCAGGACAACGATAGAAATGCGACTCAGCTTGCCTCACTAGAGGAGCAGGTCATAG AACTGAAAGACAGAGTGGCACTGACGCGAGCACAGCACTGGGCTGAGAAACAGCGCCACCTGGAGGCGGAATGCAGGGTGCGCGGCTTAGAGGCGGAGCTACAGGGGCTGAGGGTGGACAGGCTGCGTCTGGAAAAG TACACCACTGGCCCTAGTGAACAAAAGCACTTCGTTGACCAGCAGGAGGAGGTGTGTGATGAGTGTGAGCTGGCGGAGCAGTTGCCGCGGCAGCAAGCGCTGGGGACAGAGCTCTGGAGACTGGGGGACACG GTGAAGTGTGTGATGAATAGTGTGTTTCGCGGCCTGCGGTGGGAGTTTGACCCCCAGGAGACCTACAGTGGGCAAGCTGTGCTGGGGACTGTCGCTCACACCATCAAG AGTGTCACACTGCAGGTTCTGGCTGACACTCGGGAGTCACCAGGTCATGAAATCGCtggcgaggaagaggagggaatAAAATCTTCTGAGGAGGTGCATCAACATGCAGAGGAAGATCAGGAAGCCCTGGGCGGCCCTCAGCAGAGTCTGAATGGTCGACAGGCAGATGGAGAGACCGAGGAGAAGTTGCAGGCCCCTCAGACGAGCAAGGGCTGTATCCAGGTGATGGATGGGCAAAAACACCAATCAGAAGAAGAGAGTGCTGCAGTGTCAACTGGAACATGGGATGAATAG
- the LOC125746001 gene encoding FK506-binding protein 15-like isoform X4, translated as MRGLPVEQQREINEWRGGNPGRMELKKEGGMDRTLRRRRGVNVVAFPAVWDTTDYLWRETQATKLAMLFKLDQAQSQGNQSFQFKAPTQPRNSCPNPGLPTQTLAPPHKVPTVLFATAVHAFRYVDGQHIKVGKIGAAVLGSHVTGEYKVLLYGNKQNEVASARISLGFTFTLQSGNYGNFYDDHQQNWSVMFESEKATEDFSKQVCLAKWNSAPSLDTVVLQDLALGEGRGVERGDSLEVSYTGCLLQNHIVGQVFDSTHGRGKPLRLRLGAGKAVKGLEEGILGLQKGGRRLLVVPPSLGYGSQGIPNLVPANSTLIFETKLHRIKSGKDNGPGLVPGEALISAFDGLDCERFIPVTAAFSTIQGHLPLTADFDSQTEQLIDPAASKGDLISRVARVGQPILPPLMGATSTLTKLSDPRTVDPSPKEQAARLSTQPLTSSQVTSHSPNMATASSVAPPPAFADPQPEFPGANPAFQVTSSCPHSAPMDPPCLLGAQKPPTETLPYQACSVPSFLITEAWQQNTEMRHAVGRVKDRIDQLASKVESLQKQRSLLLGMPAVSLETPALLHSIQKIIQENEGLKKDVSEKNLHITEQNMKIRELIHQNQRYLEQNILLLEEKNKSFQVASEQGRARLLQAERDKVWLTGELASSTLRLSQLQQEVTVHQQKSAELEARLSAALQDNDRNATQLASLEEQVIELKDRVALTRAQHWAEKQRHLEAECRVRGLEAELQGLRVDRLRLEKEEVCDECELAEQLPRQQALGTELWRLGDTVKCVMNSVFRGLRWEFDPQETYSGQAVLGTVAHTIKSVTLQVLADTRESPGHEIAGEEEEGIKSSEEVHQHAEEDQEALGGPQQSLNGRQADGETEEKLQAPQTSKGCIQVMDGQKHQSEEESAAVSTGTWDE; from the exons ATGAGGGGCCTGCCTGTGGAGCAGCAGAGAGAGATAAATGAATGGCGAGGAGGAAACCCAGGGAGAATGGAGCTGAAGAAAGAAGGTGGGATGGACCGTACTTTGCGCAGGAGAAGAGGCGTGAATGTGGTGGCCTTTCCTGCGGTTTGGGACACCACCGATTACCTGTGGAGGGAGACCCAGGC GACAAAGCTGGCCATGCTGTTTAAACTGGACCAGGCACAGAGTCAGGGTAACCAGTCCTTCCAGTTCAAGGCCCCCACGCAGCCCAGGAACAGCTGTCCTAACCCAG GCCTACCCACCCAGACTTTAGCTCCTCCCCACAAAGTTCCCACCGTTTTATTTGCCACTGCAGTCCATGCATTCAGATA TGTGGATGGTCAGCACATAAAGGTGGGGAAGATTGGAGCCGCTGTCCTGGGGAGTCATGTGACAGGGGAG TACAAGGTCCTGCTCTATGGCAACAAGCAGAATGAAGTCGCCTCTGCCAGGATCTCCCTAGGCTTCACCTTCACG CTCCAGTCTGGTAACTATGGCAACTTTTATGATGATCATCAGCAGAACTGGTCAGTGATGTTTGAGTCTGAAAAGGCCACAGAGGACTTCAGCAAACAG GTGTGCCTGGCGAAATGGAACAGCGCCCCCAGTCTGGACACAGTGGTGCTGCAGGACCTGGCTTTGGGGGAGGGCCGCGGGGTGGAGCGTGGCGACTCCTTGGAGGTGTCCTACACTGGCTGTCTGTTGCAGAACCACATTGTCGGACAG GTATTTGACTCCACCCACGGGCGGGGCAAGCCACTAAGGCTGAGGCTTGGTGCTGGGAAAGCAGTTAAG GGTCTGGAGGAGGGCATTCTGGGATTGCAGAAGGGTGGGCGAcgcctcctggtggtgcccCCAAGCCTGGGCTATGGGTCGCAGGGGATCCCGAATCTGGTCCCTGCCAACAGCACGTTGATATTCGAGACGAAGCTACACCGG ATCAAGTCTGGCAAGGATAATGGACCGGGTCTGGTACCTGGAGAGGCCCTGATCTCTGCCTTCGATGGTCTTGACTGTGAAAGGTTTATACCAGTTACAGCCGCATTCTCCACCATACAGGG CCACCTCCCCCTGACTGCAGACTTTGATTCCCAAACTGAGCAGTTAATC GACCCTGCTGCCTCCAAGGGTGACCTGATCTCACGTGTGGCCCGGGTGGGACAGCCCATTCTGCCACCTCTCATGGGGGCTACATCCACCCTGACAAAACTCAGTGACCCCAGGACAGTG GATCCCAGCCCGAAAGAACAGGCTGCCCGGCTCTCCACGCAGCCCTTGACCTCCTCACAAG TGACTTCCCACTCTCCAAATATGGCGACTGCATCCTCAGTGGCTCCGCCCCCTGCTTTTGCCGACCCGCAGCCTGAATTTCCTGGTGCTAATCCTGCATTCCAG GTCACTTCCAGCTGTCCCCACTCTGCTCCGATGGACCCCCCATGCCTTCTGGGGGCTCAGAAGCCCCCCACAGAGACTCTGCCATACCAAG CTTGTAGTGTCCCTTCGTTCTTGATAACTGAGGCCTGGcaacagaacacagaaatgCGACACGCTGTCGGGAGAGTGAAAGACAGAATTGACCAGTTGGCCTCAAAG GTGGAGAGCCTTCAGAAGCAGAGGAGCCTGTTACTAGGCATGCCTGCTGTTTCCTTGGAGACGCCTGCACTGCTGCACAGCATCCAGAAGATCATCCAG GAGAATGAAGGTCTGAAGAAGGATGTGTCTGAGAAGAACTTGCATATCACAGAGCAGAACATGAAGATCAGGGAGCTGATCCACCAGAACCAGAG GTACCTGGAGCAGAACATTCTGCTGCTGGAGGAGAAGAACAAGTCATTTCAGGTAGCCAGCGAACAGGGTCGGGCGCGTCTGCTGCAAGCTGAAAGGGACAAG GTGTGGTTGACAGGAGAGCTGGCATCCTCCACCTTACGCCTGTCTCAGCTGCAGCAGGAGGTCACAGTTCACCAACAGAAATCTGCAGAGCTAGAGGCTAGGTTGAGCGCCGCCCTGCAGGACAACGATAGAAATGCGACTCAGCTTGCCTCACTAGAGGAGCAGGTCATAG AACTGAAAGACAGAGTGGCACTGACGCGAGCACAGCACTGGGCTGAGAAACAGCGCCACCTGGAGGCGGAATGCAGGGTGCGCGGCTTAGAGGCGGAGCTACAGGGGCTGAGGGTGGACAGGCTGCGTCTGGAAAAG GAGGAGGTGTGTGATGAGTGTGAGCTGGCGGAGCAGTTGCCGCGGCAGCAAGCGCTGGGGACAGAGCTCTGGAGACTGGGGGACACG GTGAAGTGTGTGATGAATAGTGTGTTTCGCGGCCTGCGGTGGGAGTTTGACCCCCAGGAGACCTACAGTGGGCAAGCTGTGCTGGGGACTGTCGCTCACACCATCAAG AGTGTCACACTGCAGGTTCTGGCTGACACTCGGGAGTCACCAGGTCATGAAATCGCtggcgaggaagaggagggaatAAAATCTTCTGAGGAGGTGCATCAACATGCAGAGGAAGATCAGGAAGCCCTGGGCGGCCCTCAGCAGAGTCTGAATGGTCGACAGGCAGATGGAGAGACCGAGGAGAAGTTGCAGGCCCCTCAGACGAGCAAGGGCTGTATCCAGGTGATGGATGGGCAAAAACACCAATCAGAAGAAGAGAGTGCTGCAGTGTCAACTGGAACATGGGATGAATAG
- the LOC125746001 gene encoding FK506-binding protein 15-like isoform X3, with product MRGLPVEQQREINEWRGGNPGRMELKKEGGMDRTLRRRRGVNVVAFPAVWDTTDYLWRETQATKLAMLFKLDQAQSQGNQSFQFKAPTQPRNSCPNPGLPTQTLAPPHKVPTVLFATAVHAFRYVDGQHIKVGKIGAAVLGSHVTGEYKVLLYGNKQNEVASARISLGFTFTLQSGNYGNFYDDHQQNWSVMFESEKATEDFSKQVCLAKWNSAPSLDTVVLQDLALGEGRGVERGDSLEVSYTGCLLQNHIVGQVFDSTHGRGKPLRLRLGAGKAVKGLEEGILGLQKGGRRLLVVPPSLGYGSQGIPNLVPANSTLIFETKLHRIKSGKDNGPGLVPGEALISAFDGLDCERFIPVTAAFSTIQGHLPLTADFDSQTEQLIDPAASKGDLISRVARVGQPILPPLMGATSTLTKLSDPRTVDPSPKEQAARLSTQPLTSSQVTSHSPNMATASSVAPPPAFADPQPEFPGANPAFQVTSSCPHSAPMDPPCLLGAQKPPTETLPYQACSVPSFLITEAWQQNTEMRHAVGRVKDRIDQLASKVESLQKQRSLLLGMPAVSLETPALLHSIQKIIQENEGLKKDVSEKNLHITEQNMKIRELIHQNQRYLEQNILLLEEKNKSFQVASEQGRARLLQAERDKVWLTGELASSTLRLSQLQQEVTVHQQKSAELEARLSAALQDNDRNATQLASLEEQVIELKDRVALTRAQHWAEKQRHLEAECRVRGLEAELQGLRVDRLRLEKQEEVCDECELAEQLPRQQALGTELWRLGDTVKCVMNSVFRGLRWEFDPQETYSGQAVLGTVAHTIKSVTLQVLADTRESPGHEIAGEEEEGIKSSEEVHQHAEEDQEALGGPQQSLNGRQADGETEEKLQAPQTSKGCIQVMDGQKHQSEEESAAVSTGTWDE from the exons ATGAGGGGCCTGCCTGTGGAGCAGCAGAGAGAGATAAATGAATGGCGAGGAGGAAACCCAGGGAGAATGGAGCTGAAGAAAGAAGGTGGGATGGACCGTACTTTGCGCAGGAGAAGAGGCGTGAATGTGGTGGCCTTTCCTGCGGTTTGGGACACCACCGATTACCTGTGGAGGGAGACCCAGGC GACAAAGCTGGCCATGCTGTTTAAACTGGACCAGGCACAGAGTCAGGGTAACCAGTCCTTCCAGTTCAAGGCCCCCACGCAGCCCAGGAACAGCTGTCCTAACCCAG GCCTACCCACCCAGACTTTAGCTCCTCCCCACAAAGTTCCCACCGTTTTATTTGCCACTGCAGTCCATGCATTCAGATA TGTGGATGGTCAGCACATAAAGGTGGGGAAGATTGGAGCCGCTGTCCTGGGGAGTCATGTGACAGGGGAG TACAAGGTCCTGCTCTATGGCAACAAGCAGAATGAAGTCGCCTCTGCCAGGATCTCCCTAGGCTTCACCTTCACG CTCCAGTCTGGTAACTATGGCAACTTTTATGATGATCATCAGCAGAACTGGTCAGTGATGTTTGAGTCTGAAAAGGCCACAGAGGACTTCAGCAAACAG GTGTGCCTGGCGAAATGGAACAGCGCCCCCAGTCTGGACACAGTGGTGCTGCAGGACCTGGCTTTGGGGGAGGGCCGCGGGGTGGAGCGTGGCGACTCCTTGGAGGTGTCCTACACTGGCTGTCTGTTGCAGAACCACATTGTCGGACAG GTATTTGACTCCACCCACGGGCGGGGCAAGCCACTAAGGCTGAGGCTTGGTGCTGGGAAAGCAGTTAAG GGTCTGGAGGAGGGCATTCTGGGATTGCAGAAGGGTGGGCGAcgcctcctggtggtgcccCCAAGCCTGGGCTATGGGTCGCAGGGGATCCCGAATCTGGTCCCTGCCAACAGCACGTTGATATTCGAGACGAAGCTACACCGG ATCAAGTCTGGCAAGGATAATGGACCGGGTCTGGTACCTGGAGAGGCCCTGATCTCTGCCTTCGATGGTCTTGACTGTGAAAGGTTTATACCAGTTACAGCCGCATTCTCCACCATACAGGG CCACCTCCCCCTGACTGCAGACTTTGATTCCCAAACTGAGCAGTTAATC GACCCTGCTGCCTCCAAGGGTGACCTGATCTCACGTGTGGCCCGGGTGGGACAGCCCATTCTGCCACCTCTCATGGGGGCTACATCCACCCTGACAAAACTCAGTGACCCCAGGACAGTG GATCCCAGCCCGAAAGAACAGGCTGCCCGGCTCTCCACGCAGCCCTTGACCTCCTCACAAG TGACTTCCCACTCTCCAAATATGGCGACTGCATCCTCAGTGGCTCCGCCCCCTGCTTTTGCCGACCCGCAGCCTGAATTTCCTGGTGCTAATCCTGCATTCCAG GTCACTTCCAGCTGTCCCCACTCTGCTCCGATGGACCCCCCATGCCTTCTGGGGGCTCAGAAGCCCCCCACAGAGACTCTGCCATACCAAG CTTGTAGTGTCCCTTCGTTCTTGATAACTGAGGCCTGGcaacagaacacagaaatgCGACACGCTGTCGGGAGAGTGAAAGACAGAATTGACCAGTTGGCCTCAAAG GTGGAGAGCCTTCAGAAGCAGAGGAGCCTGTTACTAGGCATGCCTGCTGTTTCCTTGGAGACGCCTGCACTGCTGCACAGCATCCAGAAGATCATCCAG GAGAATGAAGGTCTGAAGAAGGATGTGTCTGAGAAGAACTTGCATATCACAGAGCAGAACATGAAGATCAGGGAGCTGATCCACCAGAACCAGAG GTACCTGGAGCAGAACATTCTGCTGCTGGAGGAGAAGAACAAGTCATTTCAGGTAGCCAGCGAACAGGGTCGGGCGCGTCTGCTGCAAGCTGAAAGGGACAAG GTGTGGTTGACAGGAGAGCTGGCATCCTCCACCTTACGCCTGTCTCAGCTGCAGCAGGAGGTCACAGTTCACCAACAGAAATCTGCAGAGCTAGAGGCTAGGTTGAGCGCCGCCCTGCAGGACAACGATAGAAATGCGACTCAGCTTGCCTCACTAGAGGAGCAGGTCATAG AACTGAAAGACAGAGTGGCACTGACGCGAGCACAGCACTGGGCTGAGAAACAGCGCCACCTGGAGGCGGAATGCAGGGTGCGCGGCTTAGAGGCGGAGCTACAGGGGCTGAGGGTGGACAGGCTGCGTCTGGAAAAG CAGGAGGAGGTGTGTGATGAGTGTGAGCTGGCGGAGCAGTTGCCGCGGCAGCAAGCGCTGGGGACAGAGCTCTGGAGACTGGGGGACACG GTGAAGTGTGTGATGAATAGTGTGTTTCGCGGCCTGCGGTGGGAGTTTGACCCCCAGGAGACCTACAGTGGGCAAGCTGTGCTGGGGACTGTCGCTCACACCATCAAG AGTGTCACACTGCAGGTTCTGGCTGACACTCGGGAGTCACCAGGTCATGAAATCGCtggcgaggaagaggagggaatAAAATCTTCTGAGGAGGTGCATCAACATGCAGAGGAAGATCAGGAAGCCCTGGGCGGCCCTCAGCAGAGTCTGAATGGTCGACAGGCAGATGGAGAGACCGAGGAGAAGTTGCAGGCCCCTCAGACGAGCAAGGGCTGTATCCAGGTGATGGATGGGCAAAAACACCAATCAGAAGAAGAGAGTGCTGCAGTGTCAACTGGAACATGGGATGAATAG
- the LOC125746001 gene encoding FK506-binding protein 15-like isoform X1 has translation MRGLPVEQQREINEWRGGNPGRMELKKEGGMDRTLRRRRGVNVVAFPAVWDTTDYLWRETQATKLAMLFKLDQAQSQGNQSFQFKAPTQPRNSCPNPGLPTQTLAPPHKVPTVLFATAVHAFRYVDGQHIKVGKIGAAVLGSHVTGEYKVLLYGNKQNEVASARISLGFTFTLQSGNYGNFYDDHQQNWSVMFESEKATEDFSKQVCLAKWNSAPSLDTVVLQDLALGEGRGVERGDSLEVSYTGCLLQNHIVGQVFDSTHGRGKPLRLRLGAGKAVKGLEEGILGLQKGGRRLLVVPPSLGYGSQGIPNLVPANSTLIFETKLHRIKSGKDNGPGLVPGEALISAFDGLDCERFIPVTAAFSTIQGHLPLTADFDSQTEQLIDPAASKGDLISRVARVGQPILPPLMGATSTLTKLSDPRTVDPSPKEQAARLSTQPLTSSQVTSHSPNMATASSVAPPPAFADPQPEFPGANPAFQVTSSCPHSAPMDPPCLLGAQKPPTETLPYQACSVPSFLITEAWQQNTEMRHAVGRVKDRIDQLASKVESLQKQRSLLLGMPAVSLETPALLHSIQKIIQENEGLKKDVSEKNLHITEQNMKIRELIHQNQRYLEQNILLLEEKNKSFQVASEQGRARLLQAERDKVWLTGELASSTLRLSQLQQEVTVHQQKSAELEARLSAALQDNDRNATQLASLEEQVIELKDRVALTRAQHWAEKQRHLEAECRVRGLEAELQGLRVDRLRLEKYTTGPSEQKHFVDQQEEVCDECELAEQLPRQQALGTELWRLGDTVKCVMNSVFRGLRWEFDPQETYSGQAVLGTVAHTIKSVTLQVLADTRESPGHEIAGEEEEGIKSSEEVHQHAEEDQEALGGPQQSLNGRQADGETEEKLQAPQTSKGCIQVMDGQKHQSEEESAAVSTGTWDE, from the exons ATGAGGGGCCTGCCTGTGGAGCAGCAGAGAGAGATAAATGAATGGCGAGGAGGAAACCCAGGGAGAATGGAGCTGAAGAAAGAAGGTGGGATGGACCGTACTTTGCGCAGGAGAAGAGGCGTGAATGTGGTGGCCTTTCCTGCGGTTTGGGACACCACCGATTACCTGTGGAGGGAGACCCAGGC GACAAAGCTGGCCATGCTGTTTAAACTGGACCAGGCACAGAGTCAGGGTAACCAGTCCTTCCAGTTCAAGGCCCCCACGCAGCCCAGGAACAGCTGTCCTAACCCAG GCCTACCCACCCAGACTTTAGCTCCTCCCCACAAAGTTCCCACCGTTTTATTTGCCACTGCAGTCCATGCATTCAGATA TGTGGATGGTCAGCACATAAAGGTGGGGAAGATTGGAGCCGCTGTCCTGGGGAGTCATGTGACAGGGGAG TACAAGGTCCTGCTCTATGGCAACAAGCAGAATGAAGTCGCCTCTGCCAGGATCTCCCTAGGCTTCACCTTCACG CTCCAGTCTGGTAACTATGGCAACTTTTATGATGATCATCAGCAGAACTGGTCAGTGATGTTTGAGTCTGAAAAGGCCACAGAGGACTTCAGCAAACAG GTGTGCCTGGCGAAATGGAACAGCGCCCCCAGTCTGGACACAGTGGTGCTGCAGGACCTGGCTTTGGGGGAGGGCCGCGGGGTGGAGCGTGGCGACTCCTTGGAGGTGTCCTACACTGGCTGTCTGTTGCAGAACCACATTGTCGGACAG GTATTTGACTCCACCCACGGGCGGGGCAAGCCACTAAGGCTGAGGCTTGGTGCTGGGAAAGCAGTTAAG GGTCTGGAGGAGGGCATTCTGGGATTGCAGAAGGGTGGGCGAcgcctcctggtggtgcccCCAAGCCTGGGCTATGGGTCGCAGGGGATCCCGAATCTGGTCCCTGCCAACAGCACGTTGATATTCGAGACGAAGCTACACCGG ATCAAGTCTGGCAAGGATAATGGACCGGGTCTGGTACCTGGAGAGGCCCTGATCTCTGCCTTCGATGGTCTTGACTGTGAAAGGTTTATACCAGTTACAGCCGCATTCTCCACCATACAGGG CCACCTCCCCCTGACTGCAGACTTTGATTCCCAAACTGAGCAGTTAATC GACCCTGCTGCCTCCAAGGGTGACCTGATCTCACGTGTGGCCCGGGTGGGACAGCCCATTCTGCCACCTCTCATGGGGGCTACATCCACCCTGACAAAACTCAGTGACCCCAGGACAGTG GATCCCAGCCCGAAAGAACAGGCTGCCCGGCTCTCCACGCAGCCCTTGACCTCCTCACAAG TGACTTCCCACTCTCCAAATATGGCGACTGCATCCTCAGTGGCTCCGCCCCCTGCTTTTGCCGACCCGCAGCCTGAATTTCCTGGTGCTAATCCTGCATTCCAG GTCACTTCCAGCTGTCCCCACTCTGCTCCGATGGACCCCCCATGCCTTCTGGGGGCTCAGAAGCCCCCCACAGAGACTCTGCCATACCAAG CTTGTAGTGTCCCTTCGTTCTTGATAACTGAGGCCTGGcaacagaacacagaaatgCGACACGCTGTCGGGAGAGTGAAAGACAGAATTGACCAGTTGGCCTCAAAG GTGGAGAGCCTTCAGAAGCAGAGGAGCCTGTTACTAGGCATGCCTGCTGTTTCCTTGGAGACGCCTGCACTGCTGCACAGCATCCAGAAGATCATCCAG GAGAATGAAGGTCTGAAGAAGGATGTGTCTGAGAAGAACTTGCATATCACAGAGCAGAACATGAAGATCAGGGAGCTGATCCACCAGAACCAGAG GTACCTGGAGCAGAACATTCTGCTGCTGGAGGAGAAGAACAAGTCATTTCAGGTAGCCAGCGAACAGGGTCGGGCGCGTCTGCTGCAAGCTGAAAGGGACAAG GTGTGGTTGACAGGAGAGCTGGCATCCTCCACCTTACGCCTGTCTCAGCTGCAGCAGGAGGTCACAGTTCACCAACAGAAATCTGCAGAGCTAGAGGCTAGGTTGAGCGCCGCCCTGCAGGACAACGATAGAAATGCGACTCAGCTTGCCTCACTAGAGGAGCAGGTCATAG AACTGAAAGACAGAGTGGCACTGACGCGAGCACAGCACTGGGCTGAGAAACAGCGCCACCTGGAGGCGGAATGCAGGGTGCGCGGCTTAGAGGCGGAGCTACAGGGGCTGAGGGTGGACAGGCTGCGTCTGGAAAAG TACACCACTGGCCCTAGTGAACAAAAGCACTTCGTTGACCAGCAGGAGGAGGTGTGTGATGAGTGTGAGCTGGCGGAGCAGTTGCCGCGGCAGCAAGCGCTGGGGACAGAGCTCTGGAGACTGGGGGACACG GTGAAGTGTGTGATGAATAGTGTGTTTCGCGGCCTGCGGTGGGAGTTTGACCCCCAGGAGACCTACAGTGGGCAAGCTGTGCTGGGGACTGTCGCTCACACCATCAAG AGTGTCACACTGCAGGTTCTGGCTGACACTCGGGAGTCACCAGGTCATGAAATCGCtggcgaggaagaggagggaatAAAATCTTCTGAGGAGGTGCATCAACATGCAGAGGAAGATCAGGAAGCCCTGGGCGGCCCTCAGCAGAGTCTGAATGGTCGACAGGCAGATGGAGAGACCGAGGAGAAGTTGCAGGCCCCTCAGACGAGCAAGGGCTGTATCCAGGTGATGGATGGGCAAAAACACCAATCAGAAGAAGAGAGTGCTGCAGTGTCAACTGGAACATGGGATGAATAG